From one Bacteroides eggerthii genomic stretch:
- the tig gene encoding trigger factor — translation MNVSLQNIDKVSALLTVKLEKADYQEKVDKSLKNLRQKAQIPGFRKGMVPMSLVKKMYGKSVLAEEVNKLLSDSVYKYIQDNKVSILGEPLPNEDKQKDIDFDTMEEFEFLFDVALAPEFKAEVSADDKVDYYTIDVTEEMVNNQVKAYTQRSGKYEKVDAYADNDMLKGLLAELDAEGNTKEGGIQVEGAVMMPAYMKNDEQKAIFANAKVNDVLVFNPYTAWDGNAAELASLLKIDKEAVAEMKSNFSFQVEEITRFVEGELNQEIFDQVFGKDVVKSEEEFRAKVKEVIANQFVADGDYKFLLDVRKMLMEKVGKLEFPDALLKRIMRLNNQDKDEKFVEDNYDKSIEELTWHLIKEQLVKANDIKVEQDDILNMAKEATRAQFAQYGMLSVPEEILDNYAKEMLKKKESIEGLVNRVVETKLASALKTQVKLENKNISAEDFNKMFE, via the coding sequence ATGAACGTTTCATTGCAAAACATTGACAAAGTAAGCGCTTTGCTTACTGTAAAGCTTGAGAAAGCAGACTATCAGGAAAAGGTAGACAAATCATTGAAGAACTTACGTCAGAAAGCTCAGATCCCCGGTTTCCGTAAAGGCATGGTTCCAATGAGCCTGGTGAAGAAAATGTATGGTAAGTCAGTATTGGCTGAAGAGGTTAATAAACTCCTTTCTGATTCTGTATATAAGTATATTCAAGATAATAAAGTGAGTATCCTGGGCGAACCGTTGCCTAATGAAGATAAGCAGAAAGATATTGACTTCGATACAATGGAAGAATTTGAATTCCTGTTCGACGTCGCTTTGGCTCCGGAATTCAAGGCTGAGGTTTCTGCTGATGATAAGGTGGATTACTATACAATTGATGTAACCGAGGAAATGGTTAATAATCAAGTGAAGGCTTATACGCAACGTAGCGGCAAATACGAAAAAGTGGATGCTTACGCTGATAACGACATGCTGAAAGGCTTGCTCGCCGAACTGGATGCGGAAGGTAATACTAAAGAAGGCGGTATTCAGGTAGAAGGTGCTGTCATGATGCCGGCTTATATGAAGAACGATGAGCAGAAAGCTATCTTCGCCAACGCAAAGGTTAATGATGTGCTTGTATTCAATCCTTACACCGCATGGGACGGTAATGCTGCAGAACTCGCTTCTTTGCTGAAGATTGATAAGGAAGCGGTAGCCGAGATGAAATCAAATTTCAGTTTCCAGGTAGAAGAAATCACCCGTTTCGTGGAAGGCGAATTGAATCAGGAAATTTTCGATCAGGTATTCGGCAAGGATGTGGTTAAGAGTGAAGAAGAATTCCGCGCTAAAGTGAAAGAAGTGATTGCCAATCAGTTTGTGGCCGACGGCGATTATAAGTTCTTGTTGGACGTACGCAAAATGTTGATGGAAAAAGTTGGAAAACTGGAATTCCCGGATGCATTGTTGAAGCGTATCATGCGTTTGAACAATCAGGATAAAGACGAAAAGTTTGTGGAAGACAACTATGACAAGAGCATAGAGGAACTGACATGGCATCTGATTAAAGAACAGCTGGTGAAAGCTAACGATATCAAAGTTGAGCAGGACGACATCCTCAACATGGCAAAAGAAGCTACTCGTGCGCAGTTTGCACAGTACGGAATGTTGAGTGTGCCCGAAGAAATCCTTGATAACTATGCGAAAGAAATGCTGAAGAAGAAAGAAAGCATCGAAGGCTTGGTGAACCGGGTTGTTGAAACGAAGTTGGCTTCTGCTTTGAAGACTCAGGTAAAGTTGGAGAACAAAAATATTTCAGCCGAAGACTTCAATAAGATGTTTGAATAA
- a CDS encoding RNA recognition motif domain-containing protein, which produces MNIYVGNLNYRVKEDDLQKVMEDYGTVSSVKFIMDRATGRFRGIAFVEMEDSAAAAKAISELDGAEFFGRQMVVKEARPPKY; this is translated from the coding sequence ATGAACATTTATGTTGGGAACCTTAACTACCGCGTTAAGGAAGATGACCTGCAGAAGGTTATGGAAGACTACGGCACAGTATCTTCTGTTAAATTTATCATGGACCGTGCAACCGGACGTTTCAGAGGCATTGCATTCGTAGAAATGGAAGACAGCGCAGCTGCCGCCAAAGCTATCTCTGAACTGGATGGTGCTGAATTCTTCGGCCGCCAGATGGTAGTAAAGGAAGCAAGACCTCCGAAATACTAA
- the lptB gene encoding LPS export ABC transporter ATP-binding protein, protein MEEESKMVLRTEDLVKKYGKRTVVSHVSINVKQGEIVGLLGPNGAGKTTSFYMTVGLITPNEGRIFLDDLDITKYPVYKRAQTGIGYLAQEASVFRQMSVEDNIAAVLEMTDKPLDYQKDKLESLIAEFRLQKVRKNKGNQLSGGERRRTEIARCLAIDPKFIMLDEPFAGVDPIAVEDIQQIVWKLKDRNIGILITDHNVQETLSITDRAYLLFEGKILFQGTPEELAENKIVREKYLSNSFVLRRKDFMV, encoded by the coding sequence ATGGAAGAAGAAAGTAAAATGGTGCTCCGGACAGAAGATTTGGTGAAAAAGTACGGTAAGCGTACAGTAGTGAGCCATGTTTCTATTAACGTAAAGCAAGGGGAGATTGTTGGGTTGCTGGGGCCGAATGGCGCCGGAAAGACAACCTCGTTCTATATGACCGTAGGATTGATAACTCCCAACGAAGGACGTATCTTTTTAGATGATCTGGATATAACGAAATATCCCGTATACAAGCGTGCGCAGACAGGTATCGGTTACTTGGCGCAGGAAGCGTCCGTATTCCGTCAGATGAGCGTGGAAGACAATATTGCTGCTGTATTGGAAATGACGGACAAACCGTTGGACTATCAGAAAGACAAGTTGGAGAGCCTGATTGCGGAGTTTCGCTTGCAGAAAGTTCGCAAGAACAAAGGTAATCAGTTGTCCGGTGGCGAACGGCGGCGTACGGAGATTGCCCGTTGCCTTGCCATTGACCCGAAGTTTATAATGCTGGATGAACCGTTTGCCGGAGTAGACCCTATTGCGGTGGAGGATATTCAACAGATTGTGTGGAAACTGAAAGACCGGAATATCGGTATTCTGATTACCGACCACAATGTGCAGGAAACATTGAGCATCACCGACCGCGCTTACCTGCTGTTTGAGGGGAAGATCCTGTTTCAGGGTACGCCGGAAGAACTCGCTGAGAACAAGATTGTACGTGAAAAATATTTGAGTAACAGTTTCGTGCTTCGTCGCAAGGATTTTATGGTATAG
- a CDS encoding MlaE family ABC transporter permease, with translation MIKALRTVGKYIMLMGRVFARPERMRMFFRQYINEIEQLGVNSIGIVLLISFFIGAVITIQIKLNIESPFMPRWTVGYVTREIMLLEFSSSIMCLILAGKVGSNIASELGTMRVTQQIDALEIMGVNSANYLILPKIAAMVSTIPLMVTFSIFAGIIGAFCTCWFGGIMSAVDLEYGLQYMFVEWFIWCGIIKSLFFAFIIASVSAFFGYTVEGGSIEVGKASTDSVVCSSVLILFADLILTQLLMG, from the coding sequence ATGATTAAAGCACTTAGAACAGTAGGAAAATACATTATGCTGATGGGACGTGTTTTTGCCCGTCCGGAACGTATGCGTATGTTTTTCCGCCAATACATCAATGAAATAGAACAGCTTGGCGTAAACTCTATTGGTATCGTGTTACTGATATCGTTTTTCATCGGAGCCGTTATCACCATACAAATCAAGCTGAACATAGAAAGCCCTTTCATGCCACGCTGGACAGTGGGGTACGTCACCCGCGAAATCATGTTACTGGAGTTTTCTTCTTCCATCATGTGCCTGATATTGGCAGGCAAAGTGGGCTCCAATATAGCTTCCGAACTCGGAACAATGCGGGTTACCCAGCAAATAGATGCTCTTGAAATTATGGGTGTCAATTCCGCCAACTACCTCATATTGCCCAAAATCGCAGCAATGGTATCAACTATTCCGCTGATGGTAACGTTCAGCATATTCGCCGGAATCATAGGTGCATTCTGTACTTGTTGGTTCGGCGGTATCATGTCGGCGGTAGATTTGGAATACGGGCTGCAATATATGTTTGTAGAATGGTTTATCTGGTGCGGCATCATCAAATCGCTGTTCTTTGCTTTCATCATTGCCAGCGTATCGGCATTTTTCGGCTATACGGTTGAAGGCGGTTCTATCGAAGTCGGCAAGGCATCGACGGATTCAGTAGTATGCAGCAGCGTACTGATACTGTTTGCCGACCTCATATTGACACAACTATTAATGGGCTAA
- a CDS encoding ABC transporter ATP-binding protein, with protein sequence MIELKGLCKSFEEKEVLTDINATFENGKTNLIIGQSGSGKTVLMKCIVGLLIPEKGELLYDHRNFLTMGKKEKKALRREMGMIFQSAALFDSMTVLDNVMFPLNMFSSDTLRDRTRRAMFCLERVNLIEAKDKFPGEISGGMQKRVAIARAIALNPQYLFCDEPNSGLDPKTSLVIDELIQDITREYNMTTLINTHDMNSVMGIGEKIIYIYEGHKEWEGSKDDIFTSTNERLNNFIFASDLFRKVKEVEIQNIEG encoded by the coding sequence ATGATTGAGTTGAAAGGACTTTGCAAGTCATTTGAAGAGAAAGAGGTACTGACAGATATCAATGCCACATTCGAGAATGGAAAGACCAACCTTATCATCGGGCAAAGCGGTTCGGGAAAGACCGTACTGATGAAATGCATTGTAGGCCTGCTGATCCCCGAAAAGGGAGAATTATTATACGACCACCGCAATTTCCTCACAATGGGAAAGAAAGAGAAGAAAGCGTTGCGCCGCGAAATGGGAATGATATTCCAGAGCGCCGCCTTGTTCGACTCAATGACTGTGCTGGACAACGTAATGTTTCCTCTCAACATGTTCAGTTCGGACACCTTGCGCGACCGGACCCGCCGCGCCATGTTCTGTCTGGAGCGTGTGAACCTCATCGAAGCCAAAGATAAATTCCCGGGTGAAATCAGCGGCGGCATGCAGAAGCGTGTAGCCATTGCACGAGCAATTGCCCTGAACCCGCAATATCTCTTTTGCGACGAACCCAACTCCGGTCTGGACCCTAAAACATCTCTCGTCATCGACGAACTGATACAGGATATCACCCGAGAATACAACATGACTACCCTCATCAATACCCACGATATGAATTCCGTAATGGGCATCGGAGAGAAAATCATCTATATCTACGAAGGGCATAAAGAATGGGAAGGCAGTAAAGATGACATCTTTACCTCTACCAACGAACGCCTGAATAATTTCATCTTTGCCTCCGACCTTTTCCGCAAGGTTAAGGAAGTGGAGATACAGAACATAGAAGGTTAA
- a CDS encoding sensor histidine kinase — translation MKLLGTLCMLLLFLLTGSRQVGEAEKNSALCCQAAMTLQNNQDGHPVVSEYLYEEEAQQKLMYRRILYVSVLGLLLVLLLVLLYVRQRQKVRIIKLAQAASEKERQFLALQKETEQRLTRKYIDGLESERERIAEDLHDDVCNNLLAFEMSMRSLFEESNASMIDEQLDRLKEVREHLRNISHELMPPVFQYATIDEMLADYILHIALPGQEARIEYHSTGGVDWKQVPQEIGFEYYRIVQETVGNAIRHAEATCICVDLSLEGKRLSLLVTDDGKGFVPDRKSRGVGLRTIQQRAEIIGGKIKLDTMPGAGVRIEISVYI, via the coding sequence ATGAAACTGCTTGGGACATTATGTATGCTTTTGTTGTTCTTGCTGACAGGAAGTCGGCAGGTGGGCGAAGCTGAGAAAAATTCTGCATTATGTTGTCAAGCTGCGATGACTTTGCAAAACAACCAGGATGGACATCCGGTTGTTTCCGAATACCTTTATGAGGAAGAAGCACAACAGAAGTTGATGTATCGTCGTATTCTTTATGTTTCTGTACTGGGATTGCTTCTTGTGCTCTTGTTGGTACTATTGTATGTACGGCAACGGCAGAAAGTGCGTATTATAAAACTGGCACAGGCCGCCAGTGAAAAAGAGCGTCAGTTTCTTGCTTTACAGAAGGAGACTGAACAGCGTCTGACACGTAAATATATTGATGGTCTGGAGAGTGAGCGGGAACGGATAGCGGAGGATTTGCACGATGATGTCTGTAATAATCTGCTGGCATTTGAAATGAGTATGCGTTCGTTGTTCGAAGAAAGTAATGCATCCATGATAGATGAGCAGTTGGATAGGCTGAAAGAGGTTCGGGAACACTTGCGGAATATATCGCATGAATTGATGCCGCCGGTTTTCCAATATGCCACTATTGATGAAATGCTTGCCGACTACATATTGCATATAGCGTTGCCCGGACAAGAAGCGAGAATAGAATACCATTCTACCGGGGGAGTGGACTGGAAACAGGTTCCACAGGAGATAGGCTTTGAATATTATCGTATTGTGCAGGAGACTGTTGGTAACGCAATAAGGCATGCGGAGGCTACATGTATTTGTGTTGACTTGTCATTGGAAGGCAAACGCCTTTCACTGTTGGTGACGGATGACGGAAAAGGGTTTGTTCCCGATAGAAAGAGCAGAGGAGTAGGACTGAGAACAATTCAGCAACGTGCAGAGATCATTGGAGGTAAAATAAAATTGGATACCATGCCGGGAGCGGGTGTCCGTATAGAAATATCGGTTTACATTTGA
- the der gene encoding ribosome biogenesis GTPase Der: protein MGNLVAIVGRPNVGKSTLFNRLTKTRQAIVNEEAGTTRDRQYGKSEWLGREFSVVDTGGWVVNSDDIFEEEIRKQVLMAVDEADVILFVVDVMNGVTDLDLQVASILRRAKKPVLLVANKTDNNELQYNAPEFYSLGLGDPYCISAVTGSGTGDLMDLIVENFKKESDEILDEDIPRFAVVGRPNAGKSSIVNAFIGEDRNIVTEIAGTTRDSIYTRYNKFGFDFYLVDTAGIRKKNKVNEDLEYYSVIRSIRSIENSDVCILMLDATRGIESQDLNIFSLIQKNSKGLVVVVNKWDLVEDKTVKVMKTFENAIRSRFAPFVDFPIIFASALTKQRILKVLEEARTVYENRMIRIPTARLNEEMLPLIEAYPPPAIKGKYIKIKYITQLPNTQIPSFVYFANLPQYVKEPYKRFLENKMREKWNLTGTPINIYIRQK, encoded by the coding sequence ATGGGAAATTTAGTTGCAATCGTAGGACGCCCCAATGTGGGAAAGTCTACATTATTTAATCGCCTGACTAAAACAAGGCAGGCGATTGTTAACGAAGAGGCAGGAACAACACGCGACCGCCAATACGGTAAATCCGAATGGTTGGGACGTGAATTCTCGGTTGTAGATACCGGTGGTTGGGTAGTGAACTCTGACGATATTTTTGAGGAGGAGATACGCAAGCAGGTATTAATGGCTGTGGATGAAGCGGACGTAATTCTGTTTGTGGTGGATGTTATGAACGGAGTGACGGACCTTGATTTACAGGTAGCTTCTATTTTGCGTCGTGCCAAGAAACCTGTTTTGCTGGTTGCGAACAAGACCGATAATAATGAGTTGCAATATAATGCTCCTGAATTTTACAGTTTGGGCTTGGGAGATCCGTATTGTATTTCTGCTGTGACCGGTAGCGGTACGGGAGACTTGATGGATCTTATCGTTGAGAACTTCAAGAAGGAGTCCGATGAAATTTTGGATGAGGATATTCCTCGTTTTGCGGTTGTAGGGCGTCCGAATGCAGGAAAGTCTTCCATAGTCAATGCGTTTATCGGCGAGGACCGCAATATTGTGACGGAGATAGCCGGGACAACGCGCGATTCAATCTATACCCGCTACAATAAGTTTGGCTTTGACTTCTATTTGGTGGATACGGCAGGTATCCGTAAGAAGAACAAGGTGAACGAGGATTTGGAGTATTACTCGGTAATCCGTTCCATTCGTTCTATCGAAAATTCGGATGTGTGTATTTTGATGCTTGATGCTACGCGTGGTATCGAGAGCCAGGACCTGAATATCTTCTCATTGATTCAGAAGAACTCCAAAGGACTGGTAGTGGTGGTGAACAAATGGGACTTGGTGGAAGATAAGACTGTGAAAGTTATGAAGACTTTTGAGAACGCTATCCGCAGCCGTTTTGCTCCTTTCGTGGATTTCCCGATAATCTTTGCTTCGGCATTGACGAAACAGCGCATCCTGAAAGTACTGGAAGAGGCGCGTACAGTGTATGAAAACCGTATGATACGTATACCGACTGCCCGCCTGAACGAGGAAATGCTGCCGCTTATCGAGGCTTATCCGCCTCCTGCCATCAAAGGAAAGTATATTAAAATTAAATATATTACGCAGTTGCCGAATACGCAGATCCCGTCTTTTGTCTATTTTGCAAATCTGCCGCAATATGTGAAGGAGCCATACAAACGCTTTCTTGAGAACAAAATGCGTGAGAAATGGAACCTGACGGGGACCCCGATAAATATATATATACGACAGAAATAA
- the era gene encoding GTPase Era, with protein MHKAGFVNIVGNPNVGKSTLMNALVGERISIATFKAQTTRHRIMGIYNTDDMQIVFSDTPGVLKPTYKLQESMLNFSTSALTDADVLLYVTDVVETPDKHNDFVEKVSHMEVPVLLLVNKIDLSNQEKLVELVEAWKELLPNAEIIPISAATKFNVDYVMKRIKELLPDSPPYFDKDQWTDKPARFFVNEIIREKILLYYDKEIPYSVEVVVEQFKEEEKKIHINAVIYVERDSQKGIIIGKQGKALKKVATEARRDLERFFGKTIFLETFVKVDKDWRSSDKELRNFGYQLD; from the coding sequence ATGCATAAAGCAGGTTTTGTCAACATTGTGGGAAATCCCAATGTAGGTAAGTCTACATTGATGAATGCACTGGTAGGTGAGCGTATCTCAATAGCTACCTTCAAGGCGCAGACCACCCGCCACCGGATTATGGGTATATATAATACGGATGATATGCAGATTGTGTTTTCGGATACGCCGGGAGTACTGAAACCGACTTATAAATTGCAGGAGTCTATGCTGAACTTTTCTACCTCGGCACTGACTGATGCGGATGTATTGCTGTATGTGACAGACGTGGTGGAGACACCTGACAAGCATAATGATTTTGTGGAGAAAGTGAGCCACATGGAAGTGCCGGTGCTGCTGCTTGTCAATAAGATTGATTTGAGTAATCAGGAGAAGCTGGTGGAACTGGTGGAAGCATGGAAGGAATTGCTGCCGAATGCAGAGATTATCCCTATTTCGGCTGCCACCAAGTTTAATGTGGATTATGTGATGAAGCGGATCAAGGAATTATTGCCGGATTCTCCCCCTTATTTTGATAAAGACCAATGGACGGATAAACCGGCCCGTTTCTTCGTAAACGAGATTATTCGTGAAAAGATATTGTTGTATTATGACAAGGAAATACCCTATTCGGTAGAGGTCGTTGTAGAGCAATTCAAAGAAGAGGAAAAGAAGATACATATTAATGCTGTGATATACGTTGAGCGTGATTCGCAGAAAGGCATTATCATCGGTAAGCAAGGAAAGGCTTTGAAAAAAGTGGCCACTGAAGCTCGCCGCGATTTGGAGAGGTTCTTCGGGAAAACAATTTTTCTGGAGACGTTTGTGAAAGTTGATAAGGATTGGCGTAGTTCGGACAAGGAGCTGCGTAACTTTGGTTATCAGCTGGACTAA
- a CDS encoding beta-ketoacyl-ACP synthase III, with translation MEKINAVITGVGGYVPDYILTNDEISKMVDTNDEWIMTRIGVKERHILNEEGLGTSYMARKAAKQLMQRTGSNPDDVDLVIVATSTPDYQFPSIASILCDKLGLKNAFAFDMSAACCGFLYMMETAANFIRSGRYKKVIIVGADKMSSIVNYTDRATCPIFGDGAAAFMLEPTTEELGIMDAMLRTDGKGLPFLHLKAGGSVCPPSYFTIDNHMHYLYQEGRTVFKYAVSNMSDISAAIAEKNNLTKDTIDWVVPHQANLRIIDAVAHRLEVPHEKVLINIDRYGNTSAGTLPLCIWDFEEKLKKGDNLIFTAFGAGFTWGAVYVKWGYDGKKQ, from the coding sequence ATGGAAAAAATAAATGCAGTAATTACAGGAGTCGGCGGCTATGTACCTGATTATATCTTGACGAATGATGAGATATCAAAAATGGTGGATACCAATGATGAATGGATTATGACCCGTATCGGAGTTAAGGAAAGACATATCCTCAACGAAGAAGGATTGGGAACATCGTACATGGCGCGCAAAGCAGCAAAGCAGTTGATGCAGCGTACGGGTTCTAATCCGGATGATGTTGATTTGGTGATTGTAGCTACTTCTACTCCGGACTATCAATTTCCTTCTATTGCATCTATCTTGTGTGATAAGCTTGGACTGAAGAATGCTTTTGCATTCGACATGTCGGCGGCTTGTTGCGGTTTCCTCTATATGATGGAGACGGCTGCGAATTTTATCCGTTCGGGTAGATACAAGAAGGTTATTATTGTTGGTGCTGATAAGATGTCATCGATTGTGAATTATACCGACCGCGCCACTTGCCCGATTTTTGGTGATGGTGCAGCGGCATTCATGTTGGAACCGACAACAGAAGAATTAGGCATTATGGATGCCATGTTGAGAACAGATGGAAAAGGTCTGCCTTTCTTGCATCTGAAAGCCGGTGGTTCTGTTTGTCCTCCTTCTTATTTCACGATAGACAATCACATGCATTATCTTTATCAGGAGGGGCGTACAGTATTTAAATACGCTGTATCAAATATGTCGGATATAAGCGCAGCAATTGCAGAAAAGAATAATCTGACGAAAGACACTATCGACTGGGTGGTTCCTCATCAGGCCAATCTGCGTATCATTGATGCTGTGGCGCACCGTCTGGAAGTTCCTCATGAAAAGGTGCTGATTAATATCGATCGTTATGGCAATACAAGTGCCGGTACGCTTCCGCTTTGTATTTGGGACTTTGAAGAGAAACTGAAGAAAGGTGATAATCTTATCTTTACGGCATTCGGCGCCGGGTTTACCTGGGGAGCTGTTTACGTGAAATGGGGCTATGACGGAAAGAAACAGTAA
- the rpmF gene encoding 50S ribosomal protein L32, protein MAHPKRRQSKTRTAKRRTHDKAVAPTLAICPNCGEWHVYHTVCGACGYYRGKLAVEKEAAV, encoded by the coding sequence ATGGCACATCCTAAGAGAAGACAGTCAAAAACAAGAACTGCAAAGAGAAGAACTCATGATAAAGCAGTAGCTCCTACACTGGCTATTTGCCCGAATTGCGGTGAATGGCATGTATATCACACTGTATGTGGTGCATGTGGCTACTATCGTGGTAAGCTGGCAGTAGAGAAAGAGGCTGCTGTTTAA
- a CDS encoding DUF177 domain-containing protein has product MGKFDKYKIDLKGMQADSCRYEFVLDNLFFANIDSPEVQKGKVNVVLVVKKTSRAFELNFQTDGIVWVPCDRCLDDMEQPVSSTDKLLVKFGHEYAEEGDNLIVIPEEEGEINVAWFMYEFIALAIPMKHVHAPGKCNKAMSSKLSKHLRTTPDDEMDEDAFVPDEAGNELVNDDTETAVDPRWDELKKILDNN; this is encoded by the coding sequence TTGGGAAAGTTTGATAAATACAAAATCGATTTGAAAGGTATGCAGGCAGATTCATGCAGATATGAATTTGTATTGGATAATCTTTTCTTCGCTAATATTGATAGCCCTGAAGTACAGAAGGGTAAAGTCAATGTTGTTTTGGTTGTAAAGAAAACATCTCGTGCTTTCGAATTGAACTTTCAGACAGACGGAATAGTGTGGGTTCCATGCGACCGTTGTCTGGATGATATGGAGCAGCCTGTCTCTTCCACAGACAAGTTGCTGGTGAAGTTTGGACATGAATATGCTGAGGAAGGAGACAACCTCATTGTGATCCCGGAGGAAGAGGGAGAGATCAATGTGGCATGGTTCATGTATGAGTTTATAGCTTTGGCCATTCCGATGAAGCATGTGCATGCTCCGGGTAAGTGCAACAAGGCGATGAGTAGCAAGCTGAGCAAGCATTTACGCACTACTCCGGATGATGAAATGGATGAAGATGCCTTTGTGCCGGATGAAGCAGGTAATGAGCTTGTAAATGATGATACGGAAACTGCGGTAGACCCGCGTTGGGACGAATTAAAGAAAATATTAGATAACAATTAA
- a CDS encoding IS256 family transposase — protein sequence MSEEFDFESIKNKALEQLKSGKPLLGKDGAFAPLLESILNAALEGEMDAHLSEDERMSGNRRNGKMQKQVQTSMGEVTVSTPRDRNSTFEPQFIKKRETILAEGVADRIIGLYALGNSTREISDWMEENLGNRVSAETISAITDRVLPEIKAWRSRSLDSVYPIVWMDAIHYKVMDERGCAVTRAIYNVLALDSEGHKDLLGMYISKNEGANFWLNVLTDLQTRGVCDILIACVDGLKGFPDAIQSVFPDTIVQLCIVHQIRNSIKYVGSKHQKEFMRDLKHVYGAVNKESAETGLFNLEEKWGEKYPIVIKSWQDNWERLTEYFQFTSDIRRMIYTTNTVEGYHRQVRKVTKNKGVFPNDTALEKLVYLAYRNIRKKWTMPIANWAAIAQQLAIKFGDRFKLL from the coding sequence ATGAGTGAAGAATTTGATTTTGAAAGTATCAAGAACAAGGCTCTTGAACAGTTGAAGTCTGGTAAACCCTTGTTAGGTAAGGACGGTGCTTTTGCTCCGTTGTTGGAGAGTATATTAAATGCTGCCCTTGAAGGTGAGATGGACGCTCATCTTTCTGAGGATGAACGCATGAGTGGCAACCGTCGTAATGGCAAGATGCAAAAACAAGTACAGACTTCGATGGGAGAAGTCACCGTATCTACCCCTCGTGACCGTAACTCCACCTTTGAACCCCAGTTCATAAAAAAGCGTGAAACCATTCTTGCAGAAGGTGTTGCAGACCGTATCATCGGACTTTATGCTTTGGGAAACAGCACACGTGAGATAAGTGACTGGATGGAGGAGAACTTGGGTAATCGTGTGTCTGCTGAGACAATTAGCGCCATCACCGATCGTGTACTTCCGGAAATAAAGGCATGGCGTTCCCGTAGCCTGGACAGCGTTTATCCGATAGTCTGGATGGATGCCATCCATTATAAGGTAATGGACGAGAGAGGCTGTGCCGTAACCCGTGCGATTTACAATGTACTGGCTCTGGACAGCGAGGGACATAAGGATCTGTTAGGGATGTATATCTCTAAGAATGAGGGCGCGAACTTCTGGCTGAATGTATTGACAGACTTGCAGACCCGTGGTGTCTGTGACATACTCATAGCTTGTGTTGACGGATTGAAAGGCTTCCCAGACGCTATCCAAAGTGTGTTTCCTGATACTATTGTCCAGCTCTGTATTGTCCATCAGATACGTAACTCCATCAAGTATGTCGGCAGCAAGCACCAAAAAGAGTTCATGAGGGATCTGAAACATGTCTATGGTGCGGTAAATAAGGAATCCGCTGAGACAGGACTTTTTAATCTGGAAGAAAAATGGGGTGAGAAATACCCTATCGTTATCAAGTCTTGGCAGGATAACTGGGAAAGGCTTACTGAATACTTCCAGTTTACGTCGGATATACGACGTATGATTTATACCACGAATACAGTCGAGGGCTATCACCGCCAAGTGCGGAAAGTGACAAAAAACAAGGGCGTGTTCCCTAACGACACCGCCCTTGAAAAGTTGGTTTATCTCGCTTACCGCAACATACGCAAGAAATGGACCATGCCCATAGCCAACTGGGCGGCCATCGCACAACAATTAGCGATAAAGTTTGGAGACAGATTTAAATTGTTGTAA